The Alicyclobacillus macrosporangiidus CPP55 genome segment GGATCATGGTCATACCCCTTCCGATTCGTTTAGAATTTTGAATGCGATGTTAGCTAACGCCTTCATGCCGATGGCCAGACTCCGCTCATCAATCCAGAATCGCGGATGATGATGAGGATACATGGTTCCCTTTTTCGGATCCCCGGCACCCACCCAGATGAACGACCCTGGTGCTTTTTGCAGATATCCAGAGAAGTCCTCGCCAATTGGAATCGGTCGTGCGTTGCGTACTGCAGATGTGCCAAACACCTGCGTTAAGGTCTGCCGAACCTTCTCCGTTAAAGCGGGATCATTCACCACCGGGGCATATCCCTTTCGATATTCGAATTGATAGGTTGCACCATGTGCCGCTGTCACCCCTCGAACGGTGCGCTCAAGCCACTTAGGTACGGATTCGAGGACGTCTTGATCAAACGCTCGGACTGTACCGCCAATTGTGACAGTGGGAGGGATAACATTATACCCATCGCCTGCCTGCACCTTTGTGACGGAGATGACGAGTGACTTCAAGGGGTCTACATTACGTGAAACAATGTGCTGTAAATTGCTGATAACCTGAGCAGCTATGGCGACACTGTCCACAGTGTCGTGCGGCATGGAGGCGTGCCCACCTTGACCTATAATGGTGATGTTGAACCGATCCGAGCTAGCCGTGGTATAACCAGCACTCACGTGAACTTCACCCACATCGTATAACGACCACAAATGCAGCCCTACAATGTAGTCC includes the following:
- a CDS encoding M20 metallopeptidase family protein, which codes for MNISEQVNTLVQSVYEDVVKWRRFLHANPELSFQEVNTSQFVYDTLLTFGDMEVSRPTKTSVVARLVGVRPGKTLALRADMDALPIVEETGLDFASTKHGVMHACGHDGHTAILLGVARVLTQLRTYLAGEVRFVFQHAEESHPGGAVELVRSGVMDGVDYIVGLHLWSLYDVGEVHVSAGYTTASSDRFNITIIGQGGHASMPHDTVDSVAIAAQVISNLQHIVSRNVDPLKSLVISVTKVQAGDGYNVIPPTVTIGGTVRAFDQDVLESVPKWLERTVRGVTAAHGATYQFEYRKGYAPVVNDPALTEKVRQTLTQVFGTSAVRNARPIPIGEDFSGYLQKAPGSFIWVGAGDPKKGTMYPHHHPRFWIDERSLAIGMKALANIAFKILNESEGV